In the Mytilus trossulus isolate FHL-02 chromosome 1, PNRI_Mtr1.1.1.hap1, whole genome shotgun sequence genome, one interval contains:
- the LOC134691040 gene encoding uncharacterized protein LOC134691040 isoform X2 produces MKAAFILAIALVAILAVHEAEASCASRCKGHCRAKRCGYYVSVLYRGRCYCKCLRCSSEHAMTFPENEGSSPSDMMPQMNENENT; encoded by the exons ATGAAGGCAGCATTTATTCTGGCTATTGCTCTTGTAGCAATTCTTGCAG tcCATGAGGCAGAGGCAAGTTGTGCTTCCAGATGTAAAGGCCATTGTAGAGCAAAACGCTGTGGATATTATGTATCAGTCTTATACAGAGGGCGTTGCTACTGCAAATGTCTTCGTTGTTCCAGTGAGCATGCCATGACATTCCCTGAAAATGAAGG aTCATCTCCATCTGACATGATGCCACAGATGAATGAAAATGAGAACACTTAA
- the LOC134691040 gene encoding uncharacterized protein LOC134691040 isoform X1 — protein sequence MKAAFILAIALVAILAVHEAEASCASRCKGHCRAKRCGYYVSVLYRGRCYCKCLRCSSEHAMTFPENEGSSPSDMMPQLNENENTEFGQDMPTGETEQGETGI from the exons ATGAAGGCAGCATTTATTCTGGCTATTGCTCTTGTAGCAATTCTTGCAG tcCATGAGGCAGAGGCAAGTTGTGCTTCCAGATGTAAAGGCCATTGTAGAGCAAAACGCTGTGGATATTATGTATCAGTCTTATACAGAGGGCGTTGCTACTGCAAATGTCTTCGTTGTTCCAGTGAGCATGCCATGACATTCCCTGAAAATGAAGG atcATCTCCATCTGACATGATGCCACAGTTGAATGAAAATGAGAACACTGAATTCGGCCAGGACATGCCCACAGGAGAAACCGAGCAAGGTGAAACTGGCATATAA